The following are encoded in a window of bacterium genomic DNA:
- a CDS encoding ATP phosphoribosyltransferase regulatory subunit, with product MKKNVPPPQEKELKKIALASSVEKPGEVAFYYGFSPIETPSINAEDGKRARGVAKSAGIQDDKEEAYELQEKARLLRLYMEEMDAFPQHVFFYYEKPMRGSGRRRGSNFECGLDVIGSSKSVAEALLIQTATAILSEEGFENIEIAINSVGDRESLSRLERELVAYYRRHIEELPAPYRQAFKKDIFEILRTTDTKLESFVVGAPQPLSTLSDMSRAHFKEVLEFIESSGIPYTIDNHLVGSKQYASQTTFSISGEREGKRLVLGHGYRYNHLSRKIGLKKEIPAVGITLSWKRAGKHQRATVVKKLPKPKFYFIHLGYNAKLKSLPVIETLRRSKILVSHGLTKDKFSGQASTAENTKTPYLLIFGQKEAIENTVLVRDSKTRFQDTVAFASLPTHLKSISKA from the coding sequence ATGAAAAAAAACGTACCACCTCCGCAAGAAAAAGAGCTGAAGAAAATTGCCTTGGCTTCATCCGTGGAAAAACCGGGCGAGGTTGCTTTTTATTACGGATTCAGCCCCATTGAAACTCCCTCGATTAACGCGGAAGATGGAAAACGGGCACGGGGTGTCGCAAAAAGCGCGGGAATACAGGATGACAAGGAGGAAGCGTATGAACTTCAAGAGAAAGCCCGTTTGCTCCGTTTGTATATGGAAGAGATGGACGCTTTTCCCCAACACGTATTTTTTTATTATGAAAAACCAATGCGCGGAAGCGGGCGCAGACGAGGAAGTAATTTCGAATGCGGACTTGATGTCATTGGCTCGTCAAAAAGCGTCGCCGAAGCGCTTCTTATTCAGACTGCTACCGCGATACTTTCGGAGGAAGGTTTTGAAAATATAGAAATTGCAATCAATAGCGTCGGGGACAGGGAATCCCTTTCCCGCCTGGAACGAGAGCTCGTCGCTTATTACAGACGTCATATCGAAGAACTTCCCGCTCCGTACCGTCAGGCATTCAAGAAGGACATATTTGAAATTCTGCGGACAACGGATACCAAACTCGAAAGTTTTGTCGTCGGCGCCCCCCAACCCCTCTCAACGCTTTCGGACATGAGCCGTGCGCATTTTAAAGAAGTGCTTGAGTTCATAGAAAGCTCCGGCATCCCCTATACCATCGACAACCACCTTGTCGGAAGCAAGCAGTACGCGTCGCAAACGACGTTTTCCATAAGCGGGGAAAGAGAAGGAAAACGCCTCGTTTTGGGACACGGGTATCGTTATAATCATTTGTCAAGAAAAATCGGTCTGAAGAAAGAAATACCGGCTGTGGGAATTACCCTCTCTTGGAAACGCGCAGGGAAACACCAGAGAGCGACAGTAGTAAAAAAACTACCGAAACCGAAATTCTATTTCATCCACCTCGGGTATAATGCAAAACTCAAAAGCTTACCCGTTATCGAAACCCTCCGCCGTTCGAAGATTCTTGTTTCGCACGGGCTCACAAAAGACAAATTCAGCGGACAGGCATCAACCGCCGAGAATACCAAAACACCCTATTTGCTTATCTTCGGCCAGAAAGAAGCCATTGAAAATACCGTGCTGGTAAGAGATTCGAAAACCCGTTTTCAAGACACCGTGGCATTTGCTTCTTTACCTACCCATCTTAAGTCGATTTCAAAGGCTTGA
- the lepB gene encoding signal peptidase I — MRITIEKLLMEPSIPNDTEPAKTDGKRPSGIGESIKELVSFVVLSLLIIIPFRMFIAQPFVVSGASMDPTFKNGDYLIVDEISYRFGEPQRGEVLIFKYPKNPSQAFIKRIIGLPGETLEIQNGHVTVKNDAYPEGLELSEEYVKYVQSSYMTVTLADDEYFVMGDNRAGSLDSRTWGPLKRSFFIGKPFVRLLPVGEVSLLPGDASDSY, encoded by the coding sequence ATGCGTATTACAATTGAAAAACTTCTTATGGAACCTTCCATCCCAAACGATACGGAGCCTGCAAAAACGGACGGAAAGCGTCCGTCCGGCATCGGAGAATCCATCAAGGAATTGGTGAGTTTTGTGGTCCTATCCCTTCTTATCATTATTCCTTTCAGGATGTTCATCGCTCAGCCATTCGTGGTAAGCGGTGCCTCCATGGACCCGACATTTAAAAACGGGGATTATCTTATTGTCGATGAAATCAGTTACCGCTTCGGGGAACCGCAACGCGGAGAGGTTCTTATTTTCAAGTACCCTAAAAACCCTTCCCAAGCCTTTATAAAAAGAATTATCGGACTTCCCGGCGAAACGCTAGAAATACAGAACGGACACGTTACGGTAAAAAATGACGCGTATCCGGAAGGTTTGGAACTTTCCGAAGAGTACGTTAAGTATGTCCAGTCTTCTTATATGACTGTTACTTTGGCGGATGATGAATATTTTGTAATGGGAGACAACCGGGCCGGAAGTCTTGATTCGCGGACATGGGGACCTTTGAAACGAAGCTTTTTCATCGGGAAGCCGTTTGTGCGCCTTCTCCCGGTAGGAGAAGTTTCCCTTTTACCCGGTGACGCAAGCGATTCCTATTAG
- the pth gene encoding aminoacyl-tRNA hydrolase has protein sequence MYIIVGLGNPGSEYEMTRHNTGRIVVDAIRKKGDFSEWKEDKKKKAMVSAGSLSGGKATLILPQTFMNKSGESLKGLITSKKKAETLVVVHDDLDLPLGTLKMSFNRGSGGHRGVESIIRAIKTETFIRLRVGISLSDSKGRAKKPNGEKAVSDFILHKFKDSEQKILSKVSRKAVTVAETLLADGRERATEICNQN, from the coding sequence ATGTATATAATCGTTGGACTCGGAAATCCAGGCAGTGAATACGAAATGACCCGCCACAATACGGGCCGCATTGTCGTTGACGCTATTCGCAAGAAGGGTGATTTCTCCGAATGGAAGGAAGATAAGAAAAAAAAGGCGATGGTATCGGCAGGAAGTTTGTCCGGGGGGAAAGCAACACTTATTTTGCCGCAAACATTTATGAACAAATCGGGAGAAAGTCTTAAAGGGCTTATTACAAGTAAGAAAAAAGCGGAAACGCTTGTTGTTGTGCACGATGACCTTGACCTTCCGCTTGGGACCTTGAAGATGTCTTTCAATCGCGGTTCTGGGGGACACAGGGGAGTGGAATCGATTATTCGCGCCATAAAAACGGAAACATTCATACGATTGCGTGTCGGCATTTCTCTTTCCGATTCAAAAGGACGCGCAAAAAAGCCCAATGGCGAAAAAGCGGTCAGTGATTTTATTCTTCACAAATTCAAAGACAGCGAACAAAAAATCCTCTCCAAAGTTTCCCGCAAAGCGGTGACCGTCGCCGAAACGTTACTTGCGGACGGCAGGGAAAGAGCAACCGAAATCTGCAATCAAAACTAA
- the gyrA gene encoding DNA gyrase subunit A, with translation MASAQDKNKEEKRPEQALGIVPRNITTEMKESYLDYAMSVITARALPDVRDGLKPVQRRILYSMHHMGLTSSAKFRKSAVVVGDVLGSYHPHGDASVYDAMVKMAQDFVMRYPLVAGQGNFGNIDGDSAAAMRYTEAKMSRLSMETLRDIEKETVNFRPNYDGTKKEPEVLPAGVPNLLLNGTLGIAVGMATNIPPHNLREVIDATAYLVDNTEATTEDLLQFVKGPDFPTGGIIFNEKDIHHAYATGRGGVVTRGVAEITESKADTYQIVISSIPYRVNKADLIMRIADLVREKKIEGIKALRDESAKDIRIVIELKSGSQPQKILNFLYKHTPLEDTFHFNLVALVNGAPLTLSLKAILQEFVSHRINVIRRRTEYDLKKAEEKEHILLGLKKALDHIDQIIKLIKAAKDVVTAHANLMKEFKFSDRQATAILEMKLQKLAGLERKKIEDELKATQDLIAELKSILGSPKRILTIIKKELSDISERYGDERKTRVIKSGARIMAPEDLIPDEENALVLTAGGYIKRTNPDEFRRQKRGGVGVVDLDTKEEDFVTTFLNASTHSDLLFFTDRGKAYQIKMYDIPEGKRATKGKSIMNFLSLEAEEHVTAVLPMPKSTKESDVSILMVTQNGESKRVAAKSFHDVRRSGIIAIKLAPGDQLISSSFAAKGDTVIVVTAHGQSIHFKESDIREMGRNAGGVRCIRLSKSDKVIGARVVKKEAQTPSLLVLSANGFGKKTSLKEYKIQKRGGSGIRTAKVTAKTGPIISARIVTPEEEEIVAISKKSQVIRVSLNEISTLSRGTQGVRIMKLREGDAIASLICL, from the coding sequence ATGGCTTCCGCGCAAGACAAAAACAAAGAGGAAAAGAGGCCCGAACAGGCCCTTGGTATCGTCCCCAGAAACATAACGACTGAAATGAAAGAGTCGTATCTTGACTATGCGATGTCGGTTATTACCGCGCGCGCCCTTCCCGATGTCCGTGACGGGTTAAAGCCTGTTCAAAGACGCATTCTCTACTCGATGCACCACATGGGTCTTACCTCATCGGCCAAATTCAGAAAATCCGCTGTTGTTGTCGGAGACGTGTTGGGAAGTTACCACCCGCACGGAGATGCTTCGGTTTATGATGCCATGGTCAAAATGGCCCAAGATTTCGTCATGCGGTATCCGTTGGTTGCCGGACAGGGAAACTTTGGAAATATAGACGGTGATTCTGCCGCCGCCATGCGATATACCGAGGCAAAGATGTCCCGTCTTTCTATGGAGACGCTTCGGGACATTGAAAAAGAAACCGTCAATTTTCGTCCGAATTATGACGGTACGAAAAAAGAGCCGGAGGTGCTTCCGGCGGGAGTGCCCAATCTTTTGTTAAACGGAACGCTCGGTATTGCCGTCGGTATGGCGACGAACATTCCGCCGCATAACCTCCGCGAAGTTATCGATGCCACCGCGTATCTTGTCGATAACACAGAAGCGACAACCGAGGATTTGCTGCAATTCGTCAAAGGGCCCGACTTTCCGACGGGGGGAATTATTTTTAATGAAAAAGACATCCATCATGCCTACGCGACCGGCCGGGGCGGAGTTGTCACGAGAGGCGTTGCCGAAATAACGGAGTCTAAAGCGGATACATATCAGATAGTTATCAGTTCCATTCCGTATCGCGTCAACAAAGCCGACCTCATTATGCGTATCGCAGACCTTGTACGGGAGAAAAAAATCGAGGGTATCAAAGCACTCCGCGACGAATCGGCCAAAGATATCCGTATCGTTATTGAACTCAAAAGCGGAAGCCAGCCGCAAAAGATTCTCAATTTTCTTTATAAACACACGCCGCTTGAGGACACATTCCACTTCAACCTCGTTGCGCTTGTTAACGGTGCGCCGCTCACGCTTTCTCTGAAGGCAATTCTCCAGGAATTTGTTTCCCATCGAATTAACGTTATTCGCCGAAGAACCGAGTACGACCTGAAGAAAGCCGAAGAGAAAGAGCATATTCTTCTCGGTCTCAAGAAAGCGCTTGACCATATTGACCAAATCATAAAACTCATCAAGGCCGCCAAGGATGTGGTTACCGCCCACGCGAACTTGATGAAGGAATTCAAGTTCTCTGACAGGCAGGCGACCGCCATTCTTGAAATGAAGCTTCAGAAGCTCGCCGGCCTCGAACGAAAGAAGATTGAAGACGAACTGAAGGCGACACAAGATTTGATTGCCGAACTCAAGAGTATTTTGGGAAGCCCGAAAAGAATTCTTACCATCATTAAAAAAGAATTGTCCGATATTTCTGAAAGGTATGGCGATGAAAGAAAAACGCGGGTAATAAAATCCGGCGCGCGCATTATGGCGCCCGAGGACCTTATTCCCGATGAAGAAAATGCCCTTGTTTTGACCGCGGGCGGGTATATCAAACGGACCAATCCGGACGAATTTCGCCGCCAGAAAAGGGGAGGAGTCGGGGTTGTTGATCTTGATACCAAGGAAGAAGATTTTGTTACGACATTTCTAAACGCATCAACGCACAGCGACCTTCTTTTCTTTACGGACCGGGGCAAAGCATACCAAATAAAGATGTACGATATTCCCGAAGGAAAACGCGCCACCAAAGGCAAATCAATTATGAATTTTCTGTCACTTGAAGCGGAAGAGCATGTTACCGCGGTGCTTCCGATGCCGAAATCCACAAAAGAAAGCGATGTGTCAATCCTCATGGTGACACAGAACGGAGAATCAAAACGCGTTGCGGCGAAAAGTTTTCATGATGTAAGGAGAAGTGGAATTATTGCCATAAAACTCGCCCCAGGTGACCAGTTGATTTCAAGTTCGTTTGCGGCAAAAGGGGACACGGTCATTGTTGTAACCGCGCACGGACAGTCAATTCACTTCAAAGAGTCCGATATTCGGGAAATGGGAAGAAATGCCGGGGGGGTCCGATGTATCCGTCTGTCTAAGTCAGACAAAGTCATCGGCGCCCGGGTGGTCAAAAAAGAGGCTCAAACCCCGTCGCTTTTGGTACTGTCCGCAAACGGTTTTGGTAAGAAAACGTCTCTTAAAGAATATAAAATTCAAAAACGGGGTGGCTCGGGAATTCGCACCGCAAAAGTGACGGCAAAAACAGGACCGATTATATCCGCCCGCATTGTCACCCCGGAAGAAGAAGAAATCGTCGCTATTTCCAAAAAAAGCCAGGTAATACGCGTTTCACTCAATGAAATTTCCACTCTCTCGCGCGGTACCCAAGGCGTACGCATTATGAAATTGCGTGAAGGGGACGCCATCGCTTCTTTGATTTGTTTGTAA
- a CDS encoding extracellular solute-binding protein, producing the protein MSKFQLLIMFVFGAFIVLGVIIFSASRGTSTKPENKVTIWGTLPLSDFNTMLKEHPVSENKEFAITYVQKRSTEFDQAFIEALAEGKGPDLVFLPHDSLWKHQGKLFPIPYKSYSERLFKDTFIEEGELYLSSSGIMGLPILVDPLMMYWNRDVFSNAGISRPPEYWDEMFTLAQTLTKKDESFNITESAVALGEFRNIANAKEIISALITQAGGPITQRTDKGATVVLNQKLDQTIVPAEAAINFYTEFSNPIKLFYSWNRSLPRSDNFFTAGDLGIYFGFASELDQIKAKNPNINFDVALFPQSREGQNKTTYGRVQALSVVKSSRNIAAAVSIAAILTDKEHSAALSTIAGLPPVRRDLLSKAPSGDAYSILFYQSALRARGWLDPDSVATTAIFQSMIESITAGRLRTSQAVSRAHSEMQDLFNQTK; encoded by the coding sequence ATGAGCAAATTCCAACTTCTTATAATGTTCGTATTCGGGGCGTTTATCGTGCTCGGTGTCATTATCTTTTCTGCCTCGCGTGGCACATCGACAAAGCCTGAAAATAAAGTGACGATTTGGGGGACATTGCCGCTTAGTGATTTCAATACGATGCTCAAGGAACACCCTGTGAGCGAAAATAAAGAATTCGCCATCACGTATGTCCAAAAGCGCTCTACCGAATTTGACCAGGCATTTATTGAAGCGCTTGCGGAAGGCAAAGGCCCCGACCTTGTCTTCTTGCCGCATGATTCCTTGTGGAAACATCAAGGGAAACTGTTTCCCATTCCCTATAAGAGTTATTCCGAGCGCCTTTTCAAAGACACGTTTATAGAAGAGGGGGAGTTATACCTTTCTTCCAGTGGAATCATGGGATTGCCGATTCTTGTTGACCCATTGATGATGTATTGGAATCGCGACGTATTTTCAAATGCGGGCATTAGCCGACCGCCGGAATATTGGGATGAAATGTTTACCCTCGCTCAGACGCTTACCAAAAAAGACGAGTCGTTCAATATCACCGAAAGTGCCGTAGCGCTTGGAGAATTCAGAAACATAGCCAATGCCAAAGAAATCATAAGCGCGCTTATTACTCAGGCGGGAGGTCCGATTACACAGCGGACGGACAAAGGGGCGACAGTGGTATTAAATCAAAAACTTGACCAAACGATTGTTCCCGCGGAAGCGGCTATTAACTTCTATACCGAATTTTCAAACCCCATAAAATTGTTTTATTCCTGGAATCGTTCACTCCCGCGTTCGGACAATTTCTTTACGGCGGGTGACCTTGGCATTTACTTTGGTTTTGCCAGTGAGTTGGACCAAATAAAAGCAAAGAATCCAAATATTAATTTTGACGTCGCTTTGTTCCCGCAATCGCGCGAAGGACAAAATAAAACAACATATGGCCGCGTGCAGGCGCTTTCCGTCGTGAAAAGCAGCCGTAACATCGCCGCGGCAGTTTCCATCGCGGCTATTCTTACCGACAAAGAACACAGCGCCGCATTGAGTACTATTGCGGGATTGCCCCCTGTACGCCGCGACCTGCTTTCAAAAGCTCCATCCGGCGACGCGTACAGCATTCTGTTTTATCAAAGCGCCCTCCGCGCCCGAGGCTGGCTCGACCCCGATAGCGTGGCGACAACGGCGATTTTCCAGAGCATGATAGAATCAATTACGGCGGGGCGTTTGCGAACGAGTCAGGCGGTTTCCCGCGCCCATTCGGAAATGCAGGATTTATTTAACCAAACAAAATGA
- the ybeY gene encoding rRNA maturation RNase YbeY yields the protein MRTPSFSLHTTLKSKLPRLPFSRIKDAVAGKNFSVGLVFVGPKKGATLNRTYRGKNYVPNVLSFPLSPSSGEIFIVLSKAVSEAAAYKMKPNDFLIYLFIHALFHLKGYAHGSKMEREERKVLARFGVRRI from the coding sequence GTGCGTACGCCTTCCTTCAGCCTTCATACCACACTTAAGAGCAAGCTTCCCCGCTTGCCTTTTTCTCGCATAAAAGATGCAGTCGCGGGGAAAAATTTTTCCGTGGGCCTCGTATTTGTGGGACCAAAAAAAGGCGCGACTCTCAATCGGACGTATCGCGGCAAGAATTATGTCCCCAACGTACTCTCGTTTCCTCTGTCACCTTCTTCGGGAGAAATATTTATCGTTCTGTCGAAAGCCGTTTCGGAAGCGGCCGCGTACAAGATGAAACCGAATGATTTTTTAATATATCTCTTTATCCACGCGTTGTTCCATTTGAAAGGATACGCGCACGGTAGTAAAATGGAGAGAGAGGAAAGGAAGGTACTCGCGCGGTTTGGTGTTCGTCGGATTTAG
- the ftsA gene encoding cell division protein FtsA yields MARNIVTGIDIGTYQVKVIITEGTQKNGNYVPRIIGKGMAESKGLRHGYIINTGDTVRSVKQAILQASKAAGIPIKRAFISVGGIGLSSFISQGGTIITRADSTVTELDMAKALEVCESEIPTSLSLNRTIIHTIPLQYKIDGKPVLGRPFGMKGSKLEVRTLFVTCLKHHLDDLIEGIEEAGIEVIDAYASPIAASFVTLSKTQKIAGCVLANIGAETLSIVVFENNIPISLEVFPIGSTDITNDIALGLRIPLEEAESIKLGALTKTTYPQKELENIISARLSDMFELVEAHLKKIGRNGLLPAGIIITGGGSGIGTIEDFARIALKLPSKRAVFQSKGAEGENLDTMWSVAYGLCFLGINSENDESIGVSKWAKKTRSSMVSWV; encoded by the coding sequence ATGGCAAGAAACATCGTCACAGGAATTGATATCGGAACATACCAGGTGAAAGTTATTATCACCGAAGGTACTCAAAAAAACGGAAATTATGTTCCGCGTATTATCGGTAAAGGAATGGCCGAATCAAAAGGGCTTCGGCACGGTTACATTATCAATACGGGTGATACGGTGCGGAGCGTCAAACAAGCGATTCTCCAGGCGTCAAAAGCGGCGGGTATTCCCATCAAACGCGCCTTTATTTCCGTAGGCGGTATAGGACTTTCAAGTTTTATTTCTCAAGGAGGAACCATTATTACGCGCGCCGATTCAACGGTTACCGAACTTGATATGGCAAAGGCTCTCGAGGTATGCGAAAGTGAAATTCCCACCTCGCTTTCTTTAAATAGAACCATTATTCATACTATCCCCCTTCAATACAAAATCGATGGCAAACCCGTCTTGGGACGGCCGTTTGGAATGAAAGGGAGCAAGCTTGAAGTGCGAACTCTGTTTGTCACGTGTCTTAAACACCACCTCGACGACTTGATTGAAGGAATCGAGGAAGCGGGAATTGAAGTCATTGACGCGTACGCTTCCCCCATTGCCGCAAGTTTTGTAACACTTTCAAAAACTCAAAAAATCGCGGGGTGCGTTCTCGCAAACATCGGGGCGGAAACACTTTCAATTGTCGTCTTTGAAAATAACATTCCCATTTCGCTTGAAGTGTTTCCTATCGGTTCGACGGATATTACAAACGATATCGCCCTCGGTTTGCGTATCCCGCTTGAAGAAGCAGAGAGTATAAAACTTGGAGCACTTACCAAAACAACGTACCCGCAGAAAGAACTCGAAAATATAATCAGCGCCCGCCTTTCGGACATGTTCGAACTTGTGGAGGCGCACCTTAAAAAAATCGGAAGAAACGGTTTATTGCCGGCAGGCATCATTATTACGGGAGGAGGCTCAGGCATCGGTACTATTGAGGATTTCGCCCGTATTGCCCTCAAATTGCCCTCTAAACGCGCTGTATTCCAGTCAAAAGGGGCCGAGGGTGAGAACCTCGACACAATGTGGTCAGTTGCCTACGGACTCTGTTTCCTCGGTATTAACTCGGAAAACGACGAGTCAATCGGAGTCAGCAAATGGGCAAAAAAAACCCGCAGCAGTATGGTTTCCTGGGTCAA
- a CDS encoding methyltransferase domain-containing protein, producing MFSDPEKNIEELGLMPGMHVADIGAGSGFYSLSAAKAVGNNGKVYAIDVQKDLLSRIKNEAQRQHIKNLEVIWGNAEEQGGTKLRESSVDAAIVANLLFQIKNKEGLVKEIKRILKPKGRVLLVDWQDSFAGMGPQSGDVVLPDSSKELFEKGGLIFERRMGAGAQHYGFIFSKP from the coding sequence ATGTTTTCCGACCCGGAAAAAAATATTGAAGAGCTCGGCCTTATGCCCGGCATGCACGTTGCCGATATCGGCGCGGGTTCCGGTTTTTACAGCTTGTCCGCGGCAAAAGCGGTAGGAAACAATGGAAAAGTGTATGCCATTGATGTCCAGAAAGACTTGTTAAGCAGAATCAAGAATGAAGCACAGCGACAACACATAAAAAACCTTGAAGTGATATGGGGAAATGCCGAAGAACAGGGGGGAACCAAGTTAAGAGAAAGTTCCGTTGATGCGGCCATAGTCGCCAATCTTTTGTTTCAAATTAAAAACAAAGAAGGTCTAGTCAAAGAAATAAAACGCATTCTCAAGCCAAAAGGTCGCGTTCTTCTCGTAGACTGGCAGGACTCTTTCGCCGGTATGGGCCCGCAATCGGGAGACGTGGTGCTGCCTGATTCCTCAAAGGAACTTTTCGAAAAAGGTGGACTTATCTTTGAGCGCCGCATGGGAGCGGGAGCGCAACATTACGGATTTATTTTTTCAAAACCATGA
- a CDS encoding MBL fold metallo-hydrolase, whose protein sequence is MIITYHGLEAFKAQFGDTVLAFNPVSKDSSGKVTRFGADVALVSLWDKDFNGVENVTFGEKIPFVISQPGEYDVKGVFIQGFPSKSSYGGKERINTIYSVMFEDMHLCFLGAIKDAQIANETLEALEAVDILFVPIGGNGTLDAAQAYRLAVSLEPKIIIPMHDTSDGKALKTFLKEGGEESQSPIDKLTIKRKDIEGKKGEVFILSPQ, encoded by the coding sequence ATGATTATCACATATCACGGTTTGGAGGCTTTTAAGGCTCAATTTGGCGATACTGTTCTCGCCTTTAATCCCGTTTCCAAGGATTCATCGGGCAAAGTCACCCGTTTTGGGGCGGATGTGGCTTTGGTAAGTCTTTGGGACAAAGACTTTAACGGGGTGGAAAATGTCACTTTCGGAGAAAAAATTCCTTTCGTTATTTCACAGCCCGGTGAGTATGATGTTAAGGGAGTTTTCATTCAGGGATTTCCGTCAAAATCTTCTTACGGGGGCAAAGAAAGAATCAACACGATATATTCCGTAATGTTTGAAGATATGCACCTGTGTTTTCTCGGAGCCATCAAAGACGCGCAAATAGCAAACGAAACTCTCGAAGCGCTTGAGGCCGTCGATATACTTTTTGTGCCTATCGGAGGAAACGGAACATTGGATGCGGCGCAAGCGTACCGACTCGCTGTTTCTCTCGAGCCAAAAATTATCATCCCGATGCACGACACTTCCGACGGTAAGGCGCTCAAGACTTTTCTTAAAGAAGGAGGGGAGGAATCACAATCTCCCATTGATAAACTGACCATCAAGCGCAAAGACATTGAAGGGAAAAAAGGAGAGGTGTTTATCCTTTCCCCCCAATAA
- a CDS encoding S1 RNA-binding domain-containing protein, translated as MTIKEQEEKLEVTEEVKEERDEKEEKESKKKKDSPMVGFFNATQNPPLEGDLIEGPVIAITKDAVYVDLVPFGTGIIFGREYISARDIIKKVNVGDRVAGKVVEVANKDGYIEISLKEARQALIWGEAETHIKNKSVLELSVMDANKGGLILEWQGIQGFLPASQLKTEHYPRVSDGDKDKILEELKKFVGGKLSVSIISAAPKEGKLIFSEKDPEQKNKEKIIDKYTLGDEIEGEITGVVDFGVFVKIQEGLEGLVHISEIDWSLVEDPKALYRPGEKVKAKIIEIKDGKISLSIKALKENPWVAGEKKYKKDDVVKGVIIKYNKHGALASIEEGIAGLVHISEFGNEATLREKLELGKSYTFKITLFDPKERKMALSYIAE; from the coding sequence ATGACTATTAAAGAACAGGAAGAGAAGTTAGAAGTAACGGAAGAAGTAAAAGAAGAAAGAGACGAGAAAGAAGAAAAGGAATCAAAAAAGAAAAAAGATTCCCCTATGGTGGGCTTTTTCAACGCGACCCAAAACCCTCCGCTTGAAGGTGACCTGATTGAGGGTCCGGTAATCGCTATTACCAAAGACGCGGTGTACGTTGATCTTGTGCCATTCGGTACCGGAATTATATTCGGACGTGAATACATCAGCGCGCGCGACATTATCAAAAAAGTAAATGTCGGAGATCGTGTCGCCGGAAAAGTTGTCGAGGTTGCAAACAAAGACGGCTATATTGAAATCTCGCTCAAGGAAGCGAGACAGGCGCTCATTTGGGGAGAGGCGGAAACGCATATCAAAAACAAAAGCGTGCTTGAGCTTTCGGTAATGGATGCCAACAAAGGAGGTCTTATTCTTGAATGGCAAGGGATTCAGGGTTTTCTGCCCGCTTCCCAGCTTAAAACGGAACACTATCCGCGGGTAAGCGACGGAGATAAAGATAAAATTCTTGAGGAACTGAAGAAATTTGTCGGGGGAAAATTATCCGTATCAATCATTTCGGCGGCACCGAAAGAAGGTAAGCTTATCTTCTCGGAAAAAGACCCCGAACAGAAAAACAAGGAGAAAATTATCGATAAATACACGCTCGGTGACGAAATCGAAGGAGAAATCACCGGTGTCGTTGACTTTGGTGTATTCGTCAAAATTCAGGAAGGACTTGAAGGGCTCGTACACATTTCGGAAATCGACTGGTCTTTGGTTGAAGACCCCAAAGCCTTGTACCGTCCCGGTGAAAAAGTAAAAGCAAAAATCATCGAAATCAAAGACGGAAAAATTTCCCTTTCAATCAAAGCGTTGAAGGAAAACCCCTGGGTAGCCGGAGAAAAGAAATACAAAAAAGATGATGTTGTCAAAGGGGTCATCATCAAATACAACAAGCACGGGGCGCTTGCCTCAATCGAGGAAGGCATTGCCGGTCTTGTGCATATTTCGGAGTTCGGAAACGAAGCGACATTGCGCGAAAAACTTGAACTTGGAAAGTCATACACGTTTAAGATTACTCTCTTTGACCCGAAAGAAAGAAAAATGGCGCTTTCCTATATCGCGGAATAA
- a CDS encoding 30S ribosomal protein S21 gives MAMNVKVEKNSNENGLSLLRRFTKRVQGSGVLRKVRGERYYSRSASPMVRKKKTLKRLVKKVKIDELVKLGKIVLKTRR, from the coding sequence ATGGCAATGAACGTAAAAGTTGAAAAGAACAGCAATGAGAACGGCTTGAGCTTGCTCCGCCGTTTTACCAAGCGTGTTCAAGGTTCCGGAGTTCTAAGAAAAGTGAGAGGAGAGCGCTATTACAGCCGTTCCGCGTCCCCGATGGTACGCAAGAAAAAAACTCTCAAGCGCCTCGTCAAAAAGGTAAAAATCGATGAACTCGTAAAACTCGGAAAAATCGTCCTCAAAACAAGGAGATAA